ttaacaatattaaaactaTATGCTATCGACTATTATATTTTCGATGAATATTAAAACTGTTTCTTTTGTTAGCACATGGCTGCAGATTGGTCTGCGATGACTGTCGATGTTCTTGGGGTAATAGCATTGAAATTAGAAGCTTGTGaagattttatttatttttccgtgGTATGTAGATCATGGAATTGTGTTGCGTCTTCAATAAAGAACGAGTGGAGAGCTGTACCAACGCCATGGCTTTTACTAGCCGAAAACAATACAGAAAACCCGAATTGTCTTAGAAAGGTCTTTAATCTCGAGAATAAAAAATGTTACGAGATGAGTCTCCCAGAGACATTTGGAGCAAGGTGTTGGGGTTCAGCTTACGGTTGGGTAGCAATGGTTGACCGCAACCTAGATATTCAATTGTTCAATCCAATCTCGAAGGCTCGAATTCAATTCCCATCTTTGAAAACCATCCCAGGCCTAAAGTTATATGATGAAAACATCGATAAAACAAAAGACGACTACATTGATCGGTGTTTGAATGTTTTTCTAACCAACCTAGTTGTGCTCAAAGTGTCTCAAGGTGTTCGTCACGAGCTTGATATTGTGGCATTTTATTCTAAAAAGAGGGTAGCCTTAGCTAGGCCTGGAGATCAATCATGGACATCAATATTCACCGATGATGAAACAGAGTTTACGATGGTTGAGATAGTTGGCATCGACGATCATGTAGTTGGTTTGTGTACTGATGACGGAATTGTGTGTTGGAAAGTTAAGGAGTTTTACGGTCTTGAGCTTGGGAAAAAGTTTGACTATCTACCAATTGAGTGTGATAGTTACCATGATGACGGGTTCCAGTATATGTATTTGTTACGATTAGGTAATGAAATTGTCATGGTGTTACGAAACTTCCGACCCAAGGAGAAGGTGGCAGACGATGAGATTGGTGTTTATCAAACGATTAGTTTTGAGTTATACAAACTAAATCTTAAAGCTAATACTTGGGACGAATTTAAAGATTTGGGTGATGTGGCATTGTTATTGGGTTCGAACTCTGCTATGTCTGTTTCTATAACATCGGTTAATAAATGTTTGCAACGAAGTTGTATATATTATACTGATGATTATACTAATGACggtgataatgatgatgatgatgatgatgatgatgatgaggaggaggaggaggaggaagctGAGGAGGAGGTGGAAGAGTTTaggcagctgacaaaagagtttGTTGGACATGATATGGGTGTTTACGACATCAAGCGTGATCAAATATCCCGATTTTATGACGGTGAGGATACACTCTCCTTAATATGCGCACCGACTTTGTTTATTCCTCAACTTTGAATTATttgatttttcaaaaacaatttatgAGGATCATATGAAATTGTTTGATTTGAGTGTTATAAAACTTAAAATCATTTGTTTTTGCAAAGGATAGAGAGTACTTGGTATGCTGTATTACTAGAAAGAGGTTGAGTTTTAGCAAGCATTTTTTTACTACCTACCAAATTACTTGACATGAATTAAAGGAGAAGCTGTTCCTCCTCTGGATTCTGAATATAAAGCAAACTAGAGCTTAAAATCGAGCAGGTAATGTAGTCTATAACCTCTTTTTTCACCATGGTTTATGGCTAGACCATAACAGGCATTATGTAATTTCTAAcgtcctcaagtctagccataaaCCATGGTAAAAAAATGCTCTATCAACATTACACAATGCCTTTTATGCAATGAAGTAGGCCGACGTTACCCTACCCTCTTATGTTACCTTACAAAAAACTGATAAATCAGACGATCGCGTTTAATATAATATTAAGCATTACTTCTCGATAAAAGTATTGTGAAAGAAGGGGTCATATATAGACGCAATTCCTAGCACATTTATTGAACCCTCCACGAAATGTTGCTGCATGATGGCAAATACCAGGAAGCATTTAGAATTTTACTGGCACAGGTAGGCAGGTAGCTAGAAACCTTCAACCAGATCAGTATTAACCGGTACAAAGACAAGGCAAGCGGAATAAATCCTCCGTCTTACAATAGATCTAAGACACGAAAACGATGCTACCATGCATGCCAGGATCTTCTTTAAATCAGATATTTGAATGCAGTGTTGCTGTGCTGCACTTCACAGACTACCAACTAATTCTAGTTTAGCTTAGTTTTTTTAATATTcacttttaatttaaaaattcATCTAGTTTCAATTCTGCATGTTTGTTACACATTTAAATCGCAAAAATAAAAAGCTAAATACAATTTGTTTTTCGTAGTTTCAAATTATATAGCATTAATCTTTACTTTTCTTATGTCTCATATCGTATGGTAGAAATCGAACACAATATGTAAATAATTGACAGTGGTGAAGAggataaaatttacataattagCAAGTATCATTTGTTAGAGATAATAAGTCAGCCACTCCAAATCCCACGTGATTAATAGACTTAGTCTTGTATTTAGTTGTTAAGTTTAGTCAATAGTCTTATCTTATATTTCCTTGTTTATAGTTTCTGTTAACATTAATTTAGGAGCTTTAGTTAGCTTAGGTTAAACCTATTCTATAGTATATAAACAACCTCCTGTAAACTGGAATATACACATTCAATATAATTCCTTCTTTATACTTCATATGGTATCATCGAGTCCACGATCCTCACGATCATAAAATCTCCGTGTCCTCATCCTTGTGCTAGCATCTCGCTCTTTCGAACCACGATCAACCATGTCGAACAACCAACTCCAAATCGTCAACAGTGCCGAACCCAACCGCCCTCTTACCCTTGTAACCTTCGCTAATTGCATTCAGTTGAAGGATACCGTTACCTTTCGCCAATGGAGATTTCAAGTCCGTGCTATTATGAACGGGCTTGAACTCTTCCCTTATCTTGATGGCACCGTTGTTGTACCACCCCGCACCACCACTGTTGATCCCGTTCCACCCGCCACTGCACCCACTACCGTTGCCAACCCGGCCTATTCCACTTGGTATAGGCAAGACCAACTTATCCTAGGCGCTCTAACCGGTACCTTATCGCCTCCCATTGCTGCACTTATTGTTAACGACACCACCTCCACGGCAGCCTGGACCACCCTTACCCGCACCTTTGCCAACTCATCCCGTGGTCATCGTCTCCAAATCAAGGACCGTCTCGACCACATCACCCACACTGACGACATGACTATCACCGAGTACATGACTGCCATTAAGGCATGTACCGATGATTTGGCTCAGTTGGAACATCCAATGGATGTCGATGACATTACTAATCGCATTCTGAACGGCTTAAACTATGACAAATATGGCTCCGTTATTGATGTTGTTCGTGCTCTCGACACTTCAATTTCTTTTGAATCTCTTCATGAGAAATTGATACAACAAGAGCTTCGCATCAAAAACAATCCGAAATCGTCTACCCAAGCCTTCACCCCATCTGCCCATGCTGCGAATTATCGCCCCAACACCAACAATAATCGTCACCACTACAATACCCGTGACTCTCAGCCCCGCCAAACCTATCCGCCCAAACAGTCCTACCCCGAAATCCCTCAACCCGGTTACTCCAAACCCTACAAAGGTCGCTGTCACTTTTGCGATGAGGTTGGTCATGTTGCTTCTAACTGTCGTGACCTTCTAGCTAAATACCCCAATATTGTCTTCCCAATCCGTCAGCGCCGTGGCCCTCCACCCCAAGCCCACACCGCCAATCACCCCTCTACTCATCCACCCTCCTATTGGACAGTAGATAGTGGTGCCTCGCACCACATAACTGATGATTTAAACACCTTGTCTCTCCATCAAGCTTATGATGGTGCTGATGATCTCGTCATCGGCGACGGCTCCGCTCTCAACATAACCCACTCTGGTTCTTTCACTATACCCTCTTCGTCCTTTTCTCTTAAATTTACTAACGTGCTTGTTGTTCCTCAAATTTCACGTAAATTGTTATCCGTTTCACAATTTTGTACTGATAATAATGCCTATGCTATTTTCTCACCCACTTCTTTTTGTATAAAGGCAAATCCGACGGGAGCGGTCCTTCTTCAAGGGCCCCTTATTGACGGTTCCTACGTTTGGCATCCGACACCGCCTCAAGCTCAACTCGCCATAGCCCCAGGTCAAGCATCATGGCACCATAGACTCGGTCATCCCTCAAATAAAACTCTTCAAGTTATTAGTTCGCAATTTAATTTTCGCATTTCCCATTCTGAGCAATGTATTTCGTGTAATTTAAATAAGAGTCACAAAGTACCCTTTGGACAAACTTATTTAATTTCTAAGGCACCACTTGATCTTATTTTTTCCGACGTTTGGAGTTCTCCCGTTTTATCCATGGATTCATTTAAGTATTATGTCATTTTTGTTGACCATTTTACCCATTATATTTGGATATACCCCCTAAAACGGAAATCCGACACTGAAATCGCGTTCCTTAAATTTCGCTCCATTGTTGAGAATTATTTTAATAAGCCTATTAAGCAATTCTATTCCGACAATGGTGGGGAATTTCGAAAATTAACGTCACATCTAAATCTCACGGGAATTAACCATTTAACGAGTCCACCTCATACGCCGGAGCACAACGGATTTGCTGAACGTAGGCACCGCCATATCGTCGAAACGGGTATGTCTCTTCTTACTCACGCTAAATTACCTACTTCCTTTTGGCCTCACGCCTTTTCCACTGCCGTTTATTTAATAAATAGACTCCCTACCCCATCTCTTCAAAATTCCTGCCCCTTCACTAAATTATTCAACCAAATTCCCAATATTTCAAAACTTCATGGATTTGGCTGTTTATGTTTCCCTTGGCTCCGACCTTACACGGATCATAAACTCCAACCTCGCTCCACTCAATGCGTTTTTATTGGGTACTCCACGACTCAAAGTGCCTACCTATGTCTTGACCCGCTCACTAATCGTATTTATACTTCCCGTCATGTTCGTTTTGTAGATAACCAATTCCCCTACAATGATATTGTCAAACTTACAGTATCTTCTCCTACCCTCACCTCTACTGACTGGTGCAACCTTGTCCTTCCCATCACCTCGACCCCACCCCCACCTCCACCCTCCCCCACGACGCCCACTGCCTCGCCTTCCCCTACACCTGCCACGCCAACCACTCCCTCGCCCAACACCGAATCCATTCCTACTTCACCCGCCGAACCAGAACCCACCTCTGCTTCTTCCCCTGCCTCTGCCACGCCCCCTCCACCACCTCCACCGCCACCTCCCCGAGCTGTTACCCGTCTTCTCAACAACATTCGAAAACCTAATCCCAAATATGCCAACCTCACCACTGTTCCCACCCAATTTGTAACACCAACGACTGTAAAACAGGCCCTAATTGACCCGCTATGGCGCGCCGCTATGCAGGCTGAGTTCGATGCCCTTTCTCGCAATGAAACTTGGTCCCTTGTACCCTCTGATGCTGCCCCGAATGTAATTAGCTGCAAATGGGTTTTTCGCCTCAAGTATAATCCCGATGGGAGCCTTAAGCAACACAAAGCTCGATTGGTTGCTAAAGGGTTTCATCAACGACCGGGTTTAGACTATACTGAAACTTTCAGCCCCGTCATTAAACCAACCACCATCCGCCTTATACTTTCTCTTGCTGTTTTACATGGTTGGTCGCTTCGACAGATCGATGTTAacaatgccttcttgcaaggcaggCTAACCGAGGATGTATACATGGAACAACCATCAGGTTTTATAAATCCCGATTTTCCTTCTCATATTTGTAAATTACGAAAAGCAATTTATGGGCTTAAACAAGCACCTCGTGCTTGgttcaatgagctcaaaaattaCTTTATTTCATACGGGTTTTGCAGCTCACTGTCTGATCCGTCGTTATTTATTTATGATAAAACTAATATCCGTCTTTATGCCcttgtttatgttgatgatatagTTGTCACAGGTTCTCATCCCACTGAAATTAATAAGTTTGTTGCAGCTATATCAGTGCGTTTTTCTCTCAAAGATCTTGGCTGTCTATCTTATTTTCTAGGGATGGAGGTCACTCCGACTTCAGCAGGTCTCCATCTTAATCAGTCCAAGTATATAACCGATGTTCTTACCCGTTATGACATGCTCGATTGCAGTCCTTCTACTACCCCTATGCTCTCGTTTCCTCACCTGTGTAGAGAGGATTCTAAACCAATTCAAGATGAGTCAAAGTACCGCGCTATTGTTGGAAGCTTACAATACCTTTCACTTACGCGTCCGGATATTGCTTTTCCAGTTAATAAATTGGCACAATTCTTGACACATCCGACATCGAGTCACTGGTCAGCACTTAAAAGGCTGCTTCGGTTTCTCAAAGGTACAATTCACCATGGCATTCATTTACTTAAGAATACTCCATTCAATCTTCATGCCTTTTGTGACGCGGATTTGGGAGGTGATCCTAATGATTTACTTTCGACCACTGGTTTTGTTGTGTTTATTGGTCAAAATCCTATATCGTGGTCATCCAAAAAGCAAAGGGCTATATCACGCTCCTCTACTGAAGCGGAATTTAGAGCTGTTGCTAATACCACTGCGGAACTTTTATGGTTACGATCTTTATTAAGTGAACTTGGCATTGTTGTCCCGTCACCCCTGGTTATATTTTGTGACAACTTAAGTGCTAAAAACTATTCCGACAACCCGGTTTTTCCATTTTGTTAAAGGAACAAGTTCAACATGGGCTTATTCGGGTTCAACATATTAATGGCGATGATCAAATTGCAGACACTCTTACTAAGCCATTGTCAAAAGCTCGGTTCTTATCCTTATCGTCCAAGATTGGTCTTACTCTTCGACCGTCCATCTTGAGGGAGCATGTTAGAGATAATAAGTCAGCCACTCCAAATCCCACGTGATTAATAGACTTAGTCTTGTATTTAGTTGTTAAGTTTAGTCAATAGTCTTATCTTATATTTCCTTGTTTATAGTTTCTGTTAACATTAATTTAGGAGCTTTAGTTAGCTTAGGTTAAACCTATTCTATAGTATATAAACAACCTCCTGTAAACTGGAATATACACATTCAATATAATTCCTTCTTTATACTTCATATCATTACTTTGAATTTTAGTTGTTCTAAAACTCAACACTAACAGAGTTGGTGCTTTCAAGTGTTCAACGAAGTATACTTTAGTGATTTTGAACTAAAATAGCAAAATTCATTTGGAAGTATGGATAGAGTAAAGCTACCGTGTATAATGGTGGCACGCATGCatggtggtttttttttttgtaggctTGTTATTGCTTGTAGCTTTGTTAGACTTCAATACTCGGGTCTGCCGAATAGATTGGGTTGTTACATTAATTCCATACTAAGTATGTGTGCCCAGTTTCGCCCGGGCTACCTGTATTTGCATTTAAATATATTTTCAATTAACTTAAATtattttaaagttgcataactcataaatttcattaatatatttttctatgatacggagtatatcttaaaattacagTGAAATAAATTAtcagacaaattcactactcccgctattaatattttacttaaatcgatttcttagctaatttttcatatatacttccttttgtttttagaattgttacttttattacattcgttattattacttttactttcactaatcctgccgtaattattgttacctaattattattactttcactacttgtacattaatattgataatttcactactcccattgTTACTTCTGttattttcactactcccgctcgttggtgttactttgactattcaaatgagtgattactatcatattactatatccaatgttactacaattctttttacTACTAACAAAATTACTTTTACTCTTTAAATATCCAATGACTGATTACTATATCCAATTAAGGTTACTTTTATTACTCTCACTACTtgaaataaatatattacatatatgcattaaattaattaagtcgaaataattatggaatattatattttttagaaatctagcttgatttatttactttttaatagtttccaaaatataatatacttatattatatttgtttatgttaaaacTAGCTTAGAACCCGTGCAAAAATGCACGGACATGCATAGATAATATATATaggcaaattttaaatttttataatacaatattatattatattagtcTAATTTTTGTATAAACAATTTAAATTACATGGAATATACGTAATAAAAAACCAACTTCGATTAATTATTAAGGTGCATGAAAAATATCAGCTCAAATTACATAATAGTCTAAATATGGTAAGTAATTACTTCCTCTCCTGGTCAGTTGTTTACCTATGGTTTGgcacaaaaactaatgaaaaaggggGTCAATTATTGGATGGCAAATGGATCAAATTGACTAATTAAGTATGGAGGATCATTAACAAAGTAGAAAGGTAAGCAATTGTctgagacacccaaaataaaATAGCTAAACAAATGACTGAAACGAAGGAGTAAGATGTTAGTAAGTAAATAAATCGAGATTTTGCTTTAAGTGAATTGGTTTCAAATGATGAAATTGGAAATATCCCACGACCTATGAAAGACGAACTGGAGGGTCAAAATTTTAATTATAAAGCATATTCCATACACACAGAAAAAATTCCATGTAAATGTTAGTTGACACAGAGTATTTGTCGTGTAAAGCAACAAAAAAACTTTCAATTGAGAAAATGCATGCAGTTTTACCAAGAATAAGCAAATAGTCTAAATATTAGACATGAACAATCTAATTACATGCAAAGTTAATGGAAGAGGTCGTGTTATTTCACCAAGCTAGAAAGTCGAAATGACTTTTACTCTTAACAGTTTTTTTGATCAATCAATGATGATTGATTTGGATTTGATAATAGAAAACCACGCGGCTCAATCTTCTTTAGAAGGAATCGGCAAGAACTCTTCAGCCTATTTCCCCAAGTTATACCAATGTCATATCTTCCCTATTCTAACTTGTGAGCTGTGACACTGATTAGCTTATATAACTcttgaggagtctattgatcgaatacgaaagagggggggaggggggtgaattgagtattaaaaacgatgcccactatttcgaaatatatgatgtaaaattaattatttgattttattgattaaaatcaactaatctataaaatatagttaaaaggctaccctaaaatgacaaataaacgccacctagacaaagccacgtaggatccaaaaagccacctagattaaaatttaatgtgacatggcatatttaaatgtgatgttgcatatttttagtgtgacatggcgaattaatgtgacatggattatcaatttattattacatgacattaatttaaatcatttatctataaattaatttaattcacttatatctataatattaaaggatattatcattattcttaaattaattttgtatattaaatatattgtcttccaaaatttatataactcttataaatttacatcaaatttcataatttataattaatattgacattttaattaaaatttttgtaataaaacatgtaaataaatttcataatttataattaaaattgaaattttaattaaaatttttgtaataaaatatgttaaggaattaattaaacctcttcatattactaaacactcaccattattaacattttcctatttaattcattatttttaaaattttgtaataaaacatgttaataaattaattaaacctcttcatattactgaacacccaccattattaacattttcctatttaattttttttttaattaaacatggtaataaattggttaaaactcttcataatacttaacacacaccaaattaattaaaagttcttcctatttgattaatttttttaatataatatgttaataattttattaaaactccttatattactcaacacccataattttcattaacattttgtcctatttaattcatctcttgaggtactcggcaatcaattatctaatttaataataccacaaagtaattaaaaattaaattaaaatatgaaaatttatggttgtgtaatgactataaacctacaatacctataatagtttctattcactttatttatttaaaatatgcccatttgtcatgagtttctatgttgtggattgtattttatagtttaatttatttattttattatattgattatattgattatattgagtattattgtcgagtattattgttgagtattgttgttgttgttgttgttatttttgtttttgttgttgctgTATCccataaagtatattttaatttgttatgttgttggttttattaatcgtttgctttatatttgaattcatgttttccagttggtttaatttaagtgacttacacactactacaaatacaggctataacaacggttaaaaaccgttgttatataaaaaagcggacgttgttaaagcgtccgttgtaaaaggttttaacaacggttggttttcttaaggaacccgttgttaaaacgattaacaacggttttaagtataaaaacccgttgtggaaactgtgactcaattttggggggaaagttataacaacgggttgtaatatacaaaaccgttgttataactaaagacaacgggttgtttataaataaccgttgttgtttgtttttaaaaaataaaaaaaaaattaaattaaatattactagatgcatgcataattacggcccgttataattccgatgcatgcattattactgccatccctgtgcatatgaatggacaatatggaatgagaagggttagtaataagatttgaagcagcaaagagagatatgatgatgattatggcacaacttcctaacatatatattaattaaaaaacaactcaaaccacacattgcttagtataaatacatgcattatctcaactaacattccattatctcactatctcaacccaaaccctataactgctaaaacaaactccaaataaaccctaattaatctttcaaacaaactccaaactccatcaacaaaatgaatgatttcatccttaagactcttactatgatcgagaacaacaacagtttcatccgccgcttgctccacattgaggaaagtttcaggagctaccttgtggatgctcgatccgtactgaaggacgccaaagaagatggcttgacggagcagcagcagttgcagctatatgacgatatagcaatcgcgaactaacctccaaatagccaaggaggagaggacggatatcatagaagagaataagactctctatgaaaatataagaattgcatttttattaatgtaatttttttttttaatttatgtatttatatatatatatattaattatgtttatcatgcattcctctctatcatcttgcttcttctttgttttagtttatttaatttgttttacttaaagaaataacataataatgatcgataaaaacacatacatgcaaatgaaataattagaaaaagaaaataatgatgatgaaagacgatgaaaccaacagtgacggcgagatttacctgataattagagaaaccaagagacgatgaaatcaacagtgacggtgagaagataaagcgacgatgagaaagagagaaagagacgatgagaaagtgtgtgtttgtgtttgtgtttgtgtttgtgtttgtgtttgtgtttgtgtttgtctgtgtttgtgtttgtgt
The Silene latifolia isolate original U9 population chromosome 11, ASM4854445v1, whole genome shotgun sequence genome window above contains:
- the LOC141615301 gene encoding F-box/kelch-repeat protein KIB1-like, coding for MAADWSAMTVDVLGVIALKLEACEDFIYFSVVCRSWNCVASSIKNEWRAVPTPWLLLAENNTENPNCLRKVFNLENKKCYEMSLPETFGARCWGSAYGWVAMVDRNLDIQLFNPISKARIQFPSLKTIPGLKLYDENIDKTKDDYIDRCLNVFLTNLVVLKVSQGVRHELDIVAFYSKKRVALARPGDQSWTSIFTDDETEFTMVEIVGIDDHVVGLCTDDGIVCWKVKEFYGLELGKKFDYLPIECDSYHDDGFQYMYLLRLGNEIVMVLRNFRPKEKVADDEIGVYQTISFELYKLNLKANTWDEFKDLGDVALLLGSNSAMSVSITSVNKCLQRSCIYYTDDYTNDGDNDDDDDDDDDEEEEEEEAEEEVEEFRQLTKEFVGHDMGVYDIKRDQISRFYDGEDTLSLICAPTLFIPQL